The window GGCTTCATGGCCCTCACCGACTCCGCATCCCTGGTGGTCGCCGCCACCCAGGGCTTCGCCCAGCCCTACGGCCTGACCCTCAACCTGCAGCGGCAAAGTTCCTGGGCCGGCCTGCGCGATCGCCTGCTCAGCGGCGAGCTGGATGCGGCCCAGGGGCTCTACGGCCTGATCTACGGCATGCAACTCGGCCTGGGCGGCACGCCCGCCACCGAGATGGCCGTGCTCATGGGGCTGTGCCAGAACGGCCAGGCGATCAATCTTTCCGCTCCGCTGATGCGCGACGGCGTGACCTGTGCTGAAGCACTCCGCCAACATGCGCTCCACAACGGTGCGCCGCTGACCCTGGCGCACACCTTCCCCACCGGCACCCATGCCCTGTGGCTGTATTACTGGCTGGCCAGTCACGGCATCCACCCGCTACGTGACGTGCGCTCGCTGGTGGTGCCGCCGGCGCAGATGGTGGAGCACCTGAAGGCCGGACGCATCGACGGCTTCTGCGCCGGAGGTCCCTGGGGCGCGCTCGCGGTGGACGAAGGACTGGGCTTCACCCTGGCGACCAGTCAGCAGATCTGGCCGGACCACCCGGAAAAGGTGCTGGGCACCACCCGCGCCTTCGTCGAGCAATACCCCAACACCGCCCGCGCCCTGGTGATGAGCCTGCTCGATGCCAGCCGCTTCATCGAGGCCAGCGAGGACAACCTGCGCAGCGCTGCGCAATTGATCAGCGGGCGCGACTACATCGACGCACCGGTCTCCAGCATCGAGCCACGCCTGCTCGGTCGCTATCAGGACGGCCTCGGCCACGCCTGGCAGGATGCCCATCCGCTGCGTTTCCACGACGGCGGACAGGCCAACTTCCCGTGGCTGTCCGACGGCATGTGGTTCATGACCCAGTTCCGCCGCTGGGGCCTGCTGCGCGAGGACGTCGACTACCTGGGCATTGCCCGCCGGGTCCAACGGCTCGAGCTGTACCGCGAAGCCGCCGAAGCCATTGGCGTAGCGGTGCCGAACGTCGACATGCGGAGCTCGACGCTGATCGATGGGCGAATCTGGGATGGCAGCGATCCGACCAGCTATGCCCACGGCTTCGAATTGAATGCCCTGACGGAGCGAGACTGAGCATGTTGCGCGTCCTGCTGATCAATGACACCCCGAAGAAGGTCGGGCGCCTCAAGGCAGCGCTGGTGGAATCCGGTTTCGAGGTGGTCGACGAATCAGGCCTCACCGTCGACCTGGCGCAACGCGTAGAAGCCCTGCGCCCGGATGTGATCCTGATCGATACCGAATCCCCCGGCCGCGATGTACTGGAACAGGTGGTGCTGGTCAGCCGCGACCAGCCGCGCCCCATCGTCATGT of the Pseudomonas sp. PSE14 genome contains:
- a CDS encoding CmpA/NrtA family ABC transporter substrate-binding protein, with the translated sequence MIDSTRGRPDSLAWVAGSDAPEKSALNLGFMALTDSASLVVAATQGFAQPYGLTLNLQRQSSWAGLRDRLLSGELDAAQGLYGLIYGMQLGLGGTPATEMAVLMGLCQNGQAINLSAPLMRDGVTCAEALRQHALHNGAPLTLAHTFPTGTHALWLYYWLASHGIHPLRDVRSLVVPPAQMVEHLKAGRIDGFCAGGPWGALAVDEGLGFTLATSQQIWPDHPEKVLGTTRAFVEQYPNTARALVMSLLDASRFIEASEDNLRSAAQLISGRDYIDAPVSSIEPRLLGRYQDGLGHAWQDAHPLRFHDGGQANFPWLSDGMWFMTQFRRWGLLREDVDYLGIARRVQRLELYREAAEAIGVAVPNVDMRSSTLIDGRIWDGSDPTSYAHGFELNALTERD